In one Candidatus Rickettsiella isopodorum genomic region, the following are encoded:
- a CDS encoding CvpA family protein: MSTFNWIDYTIIAIIALSVLISVMRGFVREVISLVIWVAAIAVSFIFYRYIADLLVNFIHSDSVRLVVSFVGLFLVTLILGMLINYLIGQLVANTGLSGTDRVLGIIFGIARGILVVVLLMMLVSLTPFAKEASWQESVLVPHFQPLEDWLSSFLPESIHSHLEIQKAQY; the protein is encoded by the coding sequence ATGTCTACATTTAATTGGATCGATTACACCATTATCGCCATCATTGCGCTGTCCGTATTAATTAGCGTCATGCGAGGCTTTGTGCGCGAAGTGATTTCTTTGGTTATTTGGGTTGCCGCGATTGCAGTCAGCTTTATTTTTTATCGTTATATTGCTGATTTACTGGTAAATTTTATTCATTCTGATTCAGTCAGGTTAGTGGTTAGTTTTGTCGGTTTATTCCTAGTGACATTAATATTGGGTATGCTGATTAATTATTTGATCGGTCAACTTGTCGCGAATACTGGATTAAGCGGCACTGATCGTGTGTTAGGGATTATTTTTGGAATTGCACGCGGAATTTTAGTGGTAGTGTTATTAATGATGCTGGTCAGTTTAACTCCGTTCGCTAAAGAAGCATCTTGGCAAGAGTCCGTATTAGTACCACATTTCCAACCTTTAGAAGATTGGTTGAGTAGTTTCTTACCCGAGTCTATACATAGTCATCTTGAAATACAGAAAGCTCAATACTAA
- a CDS encoding UDP-2,3-diacylglucosamine diphosphatase yields MSTLFISDLHLSSDQPAITQLFLNFLQYQAKQAEALYILGDLFEIWVGDDNLSTYNQSIIAALAELTASGIATYFMPGNRDFLIGKRFIQQTGCRYLTDPTMIDLYGNPTLLTHGDSWCTLDKHYQRYRRWSRNPFWQFLFLHLPLVWRQKTANFLRNQEHSTTPTDATKYDVTLPDMLAFLKHYSGTQQIIHGHTHLPSIQLIKIADDTWIKRFVLSDWTSKQGNVLSALPNHSFELIYFN; encoded by the coding sequence ATGTCGACCCTCTTTATATCCGATTTACATCTCAGTAGCGACCAACCTGCCATAACGCAGTTGTTTCTAAATTTCTTACAGTACCAAGCCAAGCAAGCTGAAGCTTTATATATATTAGGTGATCTATTTGAAATTTGGGTAGGTGACGATAATTTAAGCACCTACAATCAAAGCATTATAGCGGCACTCGCTGAATTAACGGCCAGTGGCATAGCAACTTACTTCATGCCCGGGAATCGCGACTTTCTCATAGGTAAACGTTTTATTCAGCAAACGGGCTGCCGCTATCTTACTGATCCGACAATGATTGATTTGTATGGAAATCCCACATTACTCACACATGGTGATAGTTGGTGCACATTAGACAAACATTACCAACGCTATCGGCGCTGGTCGCGTAATCCCTTTTGGCAATTTTTATTTTTACATCTACCTTTAGTATGGCGACAAAAAACTGCTAATTTCTTACGTAATCAAGAACATTCCACCACACCGACTGATGCGACGAAATATGATGTAACCCTGCCTGATATGTTAGCTTTCTTAAAACACTATTCAGGTACACAACAAATCATCCATGGTCACACTCATTTACCGAGTATTCAATTAATAAAAATTGCGGATGATACATGGATAAAACGTTTTGTGTTAAGCGACTGGACTTCTAAGCAAGGGAATGTATTAAGCGCATTACCGAATCATAGCTTTGAATTAATCTATTTCAACTAG
- the gltX gene encoding glutamate--tRNA ligase gives MKTRFAPSPTGHIHLGNARTALFNFLLAHSQAGCFLLRIEDSDATRSLLALAKELEEDLLWLGLPWQEGPGQEKGLGPYYQSQRQAIYTLYYEQLVSIGRAYPCFCSESELLMMRKHQLALGKPPRYSGQCRQLTTEQVAEKKARGQLASLRFHVLPKQVIRFDDFVKGKQSFSSDDIGDFVIQRSDGSAAFFFCNAIDDALMKVTHVLRGEDHLTNTPRQIMLLQALGLNIPAYGHMALIVGEDGAPLSKRHGSFSIKGLREAGYFAEALQNYLARLGHTYPNPSFLDIHALADQFSPSRLGKSPAHYDPTQLLYWQKQALLHISNDKLYEWLEPKIKNLVPCVAELEFIELMRSTICFPEQAVEWATILFAESKGLSFTREVKEFLQKVDPLYWQTLLDLLEQSNTDFKVLIKQLQEKLNLKGKALFSPLRLVLTGRHDGPELAKLFSLLGNEKIRERICYAKNL, from the coding sequence ATGAAAACTCGTTTTGCACCTAGTCCTACCGGCCATATCCATTTAGGAAATGCTAGAACCGCGTTATTTAATTTTTTGTTGGCCCATTCACAGGCCGGTTGTTTTTTATTGCGGATAGAAGACAGTGATGCAACGCGCTCGCTATTGGCGCTGGCTAAAGAATTAGAGGAAGACTTACTCTGGTTAGGTTTACCTTGGCAGGAAGGTCCTGGTCAAGAAAAAGGCCTGGGGCCTTATTACCAATCGCAAAGGCAAGCGATTTACACGCTTTATTATGAACAATTAGTTAGTATCGGTCGTGCTTACCCTTGTTTTTGTAGTGAATCGGAATTGCTCATGATGCGTAAACATCAGCTGGCACTGGGCAAACCACCACGTTATAGCGGCCAATGTCGTCAATTAACTACCGAGCAAGTGGCCGAAAAAAAGGCTCGAGGTCAGTTAGCGAGTTTGCGTTTTCATGTTTTACCTAAGCAAGTGATACGTTTTGATGACTTTGTCAAAGGCAAGCAAAGCTTTTCCAGTGATGATATCGGCGATTTTGTGATTCAGCGGAGTGATGGTTCAGCCGCATTTTTCTTTTGTAACGCGATTGATGATGCATTAATGAAAGTTACGCATGTATTGCGTGGTGAAGATCATCTCACCAACACACCACGGCAAATTATGTTATTGCAGGCTTTAGGTTTAAATATTCCGGCTTATGGGCATATGGCATTAATTGTCGGTGAGGATGGTGCGCCTTTATCAAAACGTCATGGGAGTTTTAGTATTAAAGGTTTGCGGGAAGCAGGTTATTTTGCCGAAGCCTTACAGAATTATTTAGCACGCTTAGGTCATACTTATCCTAATCCAAGTTTTCTTGATATTCATGCTTTAGCCGATCAATTTTCACCGAGTCGTCTCGGAAAATCACCGGCACACTATGACCCAACCCAATTATTATATTGGCAAAAACAAGCTTTATTACATATTTCTAATGATAAACTGTACGAATGGTTAGAGCCTAAAATAAAAAATTTAGTGCCTTGTGTGGCTGAATTAGAATTTATAGAGTTGATGCGTTCGACAATTTGTTTTCCTGAGCAAGCAGTAGAATGGGCGACTATTTTATTTGCAGAATCTAAGGGATTAAGTTTTACCCGAGAAGTGAAGGAATTCTTACAAAAAGTTGATCCATTGTATTGGCAGACACTCTTAGACTTATTAGAGCAAAGCAATACAGATTTTAAAGTTTTAATAAAACAGTTACAAGAAAAATTAAATCTTAAAGGCAAAGCTTTGTTTTCACCCTTACGCTTGGTATTAACGGGGCGTCACGATGGTCCTGAGCTGGCTAAATTATTTAGCCTGTTAGGCAATGAAAAAATTCGCGAGAGAATATGCTATGCTAAAAATTTATAA
- the gyrA gene encoding DNA gyrase subunit A: MAESVANEIISVTVEKELKQSYLAYAMSVIVGRALPDVRDGLKPVHRRVLFAMSELGNDWNKPHKKSARVVGDVIGKYHPHSDGAIYDTIVRMAQTFSMRSVLIDGQGNFGSVDGDSAASMRYTEIRMSKLAHALLADLAKETVDFAPNYDETEQIPTVLPTRVPNLLVNGSSGIAVGMATNIPPHNLAEVIDASVALLADPELTIERLMNFIKGPDFPTAGLIYGKQGIIEAYHSGRGRVFVRARIELEQDEKSNKQRIIVTELPYQVNKAKLIEKIAELVKEKRIEGITALRDESDKDGMRMVIEVRRGENVDVLLNNLFAQTQLQVTFGINMVALVDGRPVLLNLKQLIIEFLAHRREVVTRRTIFELRKARERAHILEGLGIALVNIDPMIALIKTAKDPADAKSQLLAQTWQLGMVAEMLTKTDLLETQLTIDAAHEYGVKKGESSYRLSPEQAQAILELRLHRLTGLEQEKILKEYRDQLDIIVDLLDILNQPERLRQVIHDELIAIKEEFADPRRTEIISVDAEINEEDLIPAEDVVVTLSHEGYVKRQSLDVYHAQRRGGRGKSSGDVKEEDFIEHLLIANTHATLLCFSSVGKVYWLKVYKLPEGSRIAKGRPIVNLLPLGETERITAVLPVQNYSAEYFIFMATANGTTKKTSLIDFSRPRNDGIIAIDLRAGDRLVGVALTDGQQDVLLFTNAGKVIRFNESKVRCMGRTACGVRGVKLQEGQQVISLIIAKPEGLILTATSQGYGKRTPVPEHRLTSRGGSGVVAIKTTERNGNVVAAVQVLPSDEVMLITNKATLVRTRVAEIRVAGRHSQGVRLIRLNEGESLVGLERIEEDLIASPEQTDTLIHLAPEKTDSDNLN, from the coding sequence ATGGCAGAATCAGTGGCTAATGAAATTATTTCAGTAACAGTTGAAAAGGAACTAAAGCAGTCCTACTTGGCTTATGCTATGAGTGTCATAGTAGGTCGAGCGTTACCTGATGTGCGAGATGGCTTAAAGCCGGTACATAGGCGAGTTTTATTTGCCATGAGTGAGCTTGGCAACGATTGGAATAAGCCGCATAAAAAGTCTGCTCGTGTGGTGGGTGACGTAATTGGTAAATACCATCCACATAGTGATGGGGCGATTTACGATACCATCGTGCGTATGGCGCAAACCTTTTCCATGCGTTCTGTGTTGATTGACGGCCAAGGTAACTTTGGTTCGGTTGATGGTGATTCCGCGGCTTCGATGCGTTATACCGAAATTCGGATGTCGAAGCTGGCACATGCCTTGCTAGCAGATTTAGCTAAAGAAACTGTCGATTTTGCACCAAACTATGATGAAACAGAACAGATTCCTACCGTATTACCGACCCGCGTACCTAATCTACTGGTCAATGGTTCTTCAGGGATTGCGGTCGGTATGGCGACTAATATCCCACCGCATAATCTTGCTGAAGTCATCGATGCCAGTGTGGCCTTATTAGCCGATCCTGAATTGACCATAGAACGTTTGATGAACTTTATTAAAGGACCTGATTTTCCGACGGCGGGTTTAATTTATGGTAAGCAAGGCATTATTGAGGCGTATCACAGTGGTCGTGGGCGAGTATTTGTTAGAGCGCGTATCGAACTCGAACAGGATGAAAAATCGAATAAACAACGAATTATTGTGACCGAGCTCCCTTACCAAGTAAACAAAGCAAAACTTATCGAGAAAATTGCTGAATTGGTAAAGGAAAAACGTATTGAAGGGATTACTGCATTGCGCGATGAATCCGACAAAGACGGTATGCGCATGGTGATTGAAGTACGGCGCGGTGAAAACGTGGATGTGTTATTGAATAATTTATTTGCGCAAACTCAATTGCAAGTCACGTTTGGTATTAATATGGTGGCTTTGGTCGATGGCAGACCCGTCTTACTTAATCTCAAACAATTAATTATCGAATTTTTAGCACATCGTCGAGAAGTGGTGACGCGGCGTACGATCTTTGAATTACGGAAAGCCCGAGAACGTGCCCATATCTTAGAAGGTTTAGGCATTGCTTTAGTGAACATTGATCCGATGATCGCGTTGATTAAGACCGCTAAGGATCCCGCGGATGCCAAATCTCAGCTGTTAGCACAGACTTGGCAATTAGGTATGGTGGCTGAGATGCTGACTAAAACCGATTTGCTGGAAACCCAATTAACGATAGATGCAGCGCATGAATATGGAGTAAAAAAAGGCGAAAGTAGTTATCGATTATCACCTGAACAGGCGCAAGCAATACTCGAACTGCGTTTACATCGTTTAACGGGCCTTGAACAAGAGAAAATTTTAAAAGAATATCGCGATCAATTAGATATTATTGTTGATTTATTAGATATCTTAAATCAACCGGAACGCTTGCGTCAGGTGATTCATGATGAACTGATAGCAATTAAAGAAGAATTCGCTGATCCACGACGTACCGAAATTATTAGTGTTGATGCTGAAATTAATGAAGAAGATTTGATTCCTGCCGAGGATGTGGTGGTGACATTGTCGCATGAAGGTTATGTCAAACGACAAAGTTTAGATGTTTATCACGCACAACGTCGGGGTGGTCGAGGGAAATCGTCAGGCGATGTCAAAGAAGAAGATTTTATTGAACATTTATTAATTGCCAATACGCATGCTACGTTATTGTGTTTCTCTAGCGTGGGTAAAGTCTATTGGCTAAAAGTGTATAAATTACCCGAAGGTAGTCGGATTGCCAAAGGTCGTCCTATCGTTAATTTATTACCTTTAGGTGAAACGGAACGGATTACTGCCGTCTTACCTGTACAGAATTATAGTGCCGAATATTTTATCTTTATGGCTACGGCGAATGGTACGACGAAAAAAACCAGTTTGATTGATTTTTCTAGACCACGTAACGACGGAATTATTGCGATTGATTTGAGAGCAGGTGATCGTTTAGTGGGCGTTGCATTAACCGATGGTCAGCAAGATGTTTTATTGTTTACTAATGCGGGTAAGGTCATACGTTTTAATGAAAGTAAAGTCCGTTGTATGGGACGTACGGCCTGTGGTGTAAGAGGTGTTAAATTACAAGAAGGACAGCAAGTTATTTCCTTAATCATTGCTAAGCCTGAAGGATTAATCTTAACAGCAACCAGTCAGGGTTATGGTAAACGCACGCCTGTTCCTGAGCATCGCTTGACGAGTCGTGGCGGTAGCGGTGTGGTCGCGATTAAAACCACAGAACGTAATGGAAATGTAGTCGCTGCGGTGCAAGTACTACCTTCGGATGAAGTCATGTTAATTACCAATAAAGCGACGTTAGTGCGTACACGGGTTGCTGAAATTCGTGTGGCGGGCCGTCATTCACAAGGGGTACGGCTGATACGACTGAATGAAGGTGAAAGCTTAGTGGGTTTAGAACGTATCGAAGAAGATTTGATCGCAAGTCCAGAACAAACCGATACATTGATACATTTAGCGCCAGAGAAAACGGATAGCGACAATCTTAATTAA
- a CDS encoding orotate phosphoribosyltransferase — MMEKQKLLDALINLGVIKWGNFTLRSGEISPIYIDCRSIISYPPLLRAVANALWGKIKHLKPSLLCGVPYTALPMATAISLDQNLPMLMCRKEIKEYGTKKQIEGVFKLGQDCLIVEDVVTTGGSVLQIAEILKKHDIQVKDIVVLVDRQQGGKEALLAAGYRLHSVYTLDGIIKVHI; from the coding sequence ATGATGGAAAAACAAAAATTACTCGATGCGTTAATTAACCTGGGTGTGATTAAATGGGGCAATTTTACGTTACGTAGCGGTGAAATTTCGCCGATCTATATCGATTGTCGCTCAATTATTTCCTATCCGCCGCTATTGCGGGCCGTTGCTAATGCCTTGTGGGGTAAGATAAAACATCTTAAACCGAGTTTGTTATGTGGTGTGCCTTATACCGCATTACCTATGGCTACGGCTATTTCACTCGATCAAAACCTGCCGATGCTAATGTGTCGAAAAGAAATTAAAGAATATGGGACTAAAAAACAAATCGAAGGAGTTTTTAAACTCGGTCAAGATTGTTTAATCGTTGAAGATGTCGTCACTACCGGTGGCAGTGTGTTACAGATAGCGGAGATTTTAAAAAAACACGATATACAAGTAAAAGATATCGTTGTGTTAGTGGATAGACAGCAAGGCGGCAAAGAAGCGTTATTGGCTGCGGGTTATCGATTACATAGTGTCTACACGTTGGATGGAATTATTAAGGTCCATATTTAG
- a CDS encoding Rne/Rng family ribonuclease codes for MHNEKNRILINANQPGEIRVALLEDNKLSDLDIEYSGQEQKKSNIYKGKISRIEPSLEAAFIGYGADRHGFLPFKEIAPSYFKGRNHESQSIKHSLKVGQEMMVQIEKEERGDKGAALTTYITLPGSYLVLMPNNPGAGGISRRIEGEERREMQDLMQELMKQMDLSKDMGLILRTAGVGREFPELQNDLHLLIQQWNAIQKAYNERPAPFLIFQEGDLITRSIRDYLRRDIDEIIIDDKKIYEKIKHYIEQIRPDFVSRITLYQNSIPLFMYFDIEEAVESAFKRKIELSSGATIVIDRTEALVSIDINSGRSTKNVDIEETAVATNLEAAKEIAHQLRVRDLGGLIVIDFIDMNSEENQRKVENCLRLATKKDRARIQIGRISAFGLLEMSRQRLRHSLGKANETLCARCNGEGTVRTIESLTLSLLRAIEKEALKKSTQQIRVEIPVDMATYLINEKRPAIQQIEQRYKINLVLIPNPYWQSPQFKITGLGRNINLQANENASYQILDKSCAESPLPYSAPTIKTIETPAVKSLSFAINKNKTKTQLGLLSRLLGMLKDLGKTKVELNKKPLKKEMTHTSMYPNDPHRHPSERRYSKTNRNNRMRNPRRDDRDRRDKDGEGGSENNGNGGQHRPNAGKQSHNRYNKHHAQRYESHPQQQNNKSTPAVVSTERKSLANKRKQPLLEKTVIKPENKLHTQASREENLTIKPESKIPEKKVIISQQQVEKITPSQEKKKPLADPVTNTANVNASNPTPSTNANNPSSQRRNTMRRYGGEPKLRHRTYSHYEQDQKTKS; via the coding sequence ATGCATAATGAAAAAAATCGAATATTGATCAATGCAAATCAACCAGGAGAAATTCGGGTTGCTTTGCTCGAAGACAACAAGTTATCCGACCTAGATATCGAATATAGTGGTCAAGAACAAAAAAAATCGAATATTTATAAAGGAAAAATTAGCCGTATTGAGCCTAGCTTAGAGGCTGCATTCATCGGCTATGGCGCCGATCGTCATGGTTTTTTACCCTTCAAAGAAATCGCTCCTTCATACTTTAAGGGGAGAAATCATGAATCACAATCCATCAAGCACTCGCTGAAGGTCGGCCAGGAAATGATGGTACAAATTGAAAAAGAAGAACGGGGTGACAAAGGCGCTGCTTTAACCACTTACATTACTTTACCCGGTAGCTACTTAGTATTGATGCCTAATAATCCGGGAGCCGGCGGTATTTCACGACGTATCGAAGGAGAAGAACGACGCGAAATGCAAGATCTCATGCAAGAGCTCATGAAGCAAATGGATCTTTCAAAAGATATGGGCCTTATTCTACGCACGGCAGGCGTAGGTAGAGAGTTTCCCGAACTACAAAATGATTTGCATTTGCTTATCCAACAATGGAATGCCATACAGAAAGCATATAATGAGCGCCCTGCTCCTTTCCTTATTTTCCAAGAAGGTGATCTGATCACACGTTCGATACGTGATTATTTAAGACGTGATATTGACGAAATTATTATCGATGATAAAAAAATCTATGAAAAAATTAAACATTACATAGAACAAATTCGACCTGATTTTGTATCGCGAATTACGCTTTATCAAAATTCTATCCCCTTATTTATGTATTTTGATATTGAAGAAGCCGTTGAATCTGCATTTAAGCGCAAAATAGAACTCTCCTCTGGTGCCACCATAGTTATCGATCGTACCGAAGCCTTAGTTTCTATCGATATTAACTCAGGGCGTTCTACCAAAAATGTAGACATTGAAGAAACCGCCGTTGCCACCAATCTTGAAGCGGCTAAAGAAATTGCCCATCAATTAAGGGTGCGTGATTTAGGAGGCTTAATTGTCATTGACTTTATTGATATGAATTCAGAAGAAAATCAACGTAAAGTCGAAAACTGCTTACGTTTAGCGACTAAAAAAGATCGTGCACGCATCCAAATAGGTCGAATTTCTGCGTTTGGATTATTAGAAATGTCACGACAACGCTTACGCCATTCCTTAGGAAAGGCTAACGAAACCCTATGTGCACGCTGTAATGGTGAAGGAACGGTACGAACCATAGAATCATTAACTTTATCTTTATTACGTGCAATAGAAAAAGAAGCTTTAAAGAAATCTACCCAGCAAATACGTGTCGAAATACCTGTCGATATGGCTACTTATCTAATCAATGAAAAACGCCCAGCCATACAACAAATTGAGCAACGTTATAAAATAAACCTAGTATTAATACCTAATCCCTATTGGCAATCTCCTCAATTTAAAATTACTGGTCTAGGTAGAAACATAAATCTGCAGGCGAATGAAAACGCGAGCTACCAAATACTCGATAAATCTTGTGCAGAATCACCGTTACCCTATAGCGCACCGACTATTAAAACGATAGAAACACCAGCTGTTAAATCCTTAAGCTTTGCGATTAACAAAAATAAAACTAAAACTCAATTAGGTTTATTAAGCCGATTGCTAGGTATGCTAAAAGATCTCGGTAAAACCAAGGTTGAGCTTAATAAAAAACCATTAAAAAAAGAGATGACTCATACATCTATGTATCCTAACGATCCACATAGGCATCCTTCAGAAAGACGTTATTCAAAAACAAATCGGAATAACCGAATGCGAAATCCTCGCCGCGATGATAGAGACAGACGTGATAAAGATGGAGAAGGAGGAAGCGAAAACAATGGCAACGGGGGGCAACACCGCCCTAACGCGGGTAAGCAATCACATAATCGTTATAATAAACATCACGCTCAACGTTATGAATCACATCCACAACAACAGAATAATAAATCGACTCCTGCTGTTGTAAGCACAGAAAGAAAATCATTAGCTAATAAAAGAAAGCAACCCCTGTTAGAAAAAACAGTAATAAAACCCGAAAATAAACTACACACTCAAGCATCGAGAGAAGAAAATCTAACCATTAAACCAGAATCTAAAATTCCAGAAAAAAAAGTGATTATCTCGCAACAACAGGTTGAAAAAATTACTCCGAGCCAGGAGAAAAAAAAACCACTTGCTGATCCAGTGACTAACACAGCTAACGTTAATGCCAGCAACCCTACTCCCTCTACAAACGCTAACAATCCCTCATCACAACGCCGAAACACGATGCGACGTTATGGCGGTGAACCCAAATTACGTCATCGCACCTACAGTCACTATGAACAGGATCAAAAAACCAAAAGCTAA
- a CDS encoding ankyrin repeat domain-containing protein, with product MFIDMLNANQKFNFNLTDSEGKTCLCLATKVGLSNVAKKLIKLKDRIDVNVPDEDGNTPLHYALLLGHSSIATELLAHQANKNAKNKENKNPYELLISTDSEDVRDCLEIIWINPDKKVKPSRKTYIQLCMENRERAKNEWVTIFTNTNLPIAHKRKSICFLLAAATGDLTKLKNHCDSFTLNQVNAKGNTALHLACEHGHDEIITYLLEQPGINLDKKNNENIKAIDLLSNPLLATLFKEKFFGIEEKTTEDKKDNGNRLVQDSGTLSNKTKWALSN from the coding sequence GTGTTCATCGACATGCTGAATGCTAATCAAAAATTTAATTTTAATTTGACGGATAGTGAAGGAAAAACCTGTCTTTGTTTAGCGACAAAAGTAGGTTTATCTAACGTGGCTAAGAAACTAATTAAACTAAAAGATAGAATTGATGTCAATGTTCCTGATGAAGACGGTAATACGCCTCTACACTATGCGCTTCTATTAGGACATTCATCCATTGCGACTGAACTGCTTGCCCATCAAGCGAACAAAAATGCAAAAAATAAAGAGAACAAAAACCCTTATGAATTATTAATCTCAACCGATAGTGAAGATGTTAGGGACTGTTTAGAGATCATTTGGATTAATCCAGATAAAAAAGTTAAACCTTCTAGAAAAACTTACATTCAACTGTGTATGGAAAATAGAGAGCGCGCTAAAAATGAGTGGGTTACTATTTTTACCAATACCAACCTACCTATAGCGCATAAAAGAAAAAGCATTTGTTTTCTCTTAGCCGCAGCAACCGGTGATTTAACTAAGCTGAAAAACCACTGCGATAGTTTTACACTAAATCAAGTTAACGCAAAAGGAAATACTGCTTTACATTTAGCCTGTGAGCACGGACATGATGAAATTATAACCTATCTTTTAGAACAACCTGGAATCAATCTTGACAAAAAAAATAATGAAAACATAAAAGCAATTGATCTATTGAGTAATCCATTACTTGCGACATTATTCAAAGAAAAATTTTTTGGTATAGAAGAAAAAACAACTGAAGATAAAAAAGATAATGGTAATCGATTAGTTCAGGATTCAGGAACTCTCAGTAACAAAACGAAATGGGCTTTAAGCAATTAA
- a CDS encoding carboxymuconolactone decarboxylase family protein, translating into MILTIETFKNKLLDSAKDIKLNLSNILTEEGSPDLSKKQIGGIALASAYSIKNTALIGAVLSEFKSILSEAEINAAKSAATIMAMNNIYYRFIHLVNDKEFSSMPTNLRMGVISDPGVDKVNFELNCLAVSVINGCGLCIEAHTRGLIKNGVNKLGMQSSVRIASVLNAAAVAFEIATLQE; encoded by the coding sequence ATGATCCTAACGATAGAAACATTCAAAAACAAACTGTTAGACAGTGCAAAAGATATTAAACTAAATCTATCGAACATTTTAACAGAAGAAGGCTCACCGGATTTAAGCAAAAAACAAATCGGCGGCATTGCACTGGCTTCGGCGTATAGCATAAAAAATACAGCCTTAATAGGAGCCGTTTTATCGGAGTTTAAATCTATATTGTCAGAAGCAGAAATTAACGCTGCCAAATCCGCAGCCACTATCATGGCAATGAATAATATTTATTATCGATTCATTCATTTGGTTAATGATAAAGAATTTTCGAGTATGCCGACTAATTTACGCATGGGTGTGATTAGCGATCCAGGTGTCGATAAAGTGAATTTTGAATTAAATTGTTTAGCGGTATCGGTAATCAATGGTTGTGGCCTGTGCATTGAAGCCCATACTCGCGGCCTGATAAAAAATGGTGTCAATAAACTGGGGATGCAATCGAGTGTGCGTATCGCGTCAGTATTAAATGCTGCAGCGGTTGCCTTCGAAATTGCAACACTTCAAGAATAA
- a CDS encoding ankyrin repeat domain-containing protein, protein MWQSNSTLDAGTLLRRAAAEGDVDKVRSLLDKNFINHKSSNDNTALHWSIVNKHYAVTKLLLTLSGIHVDAKNKQGDTPLHLATKQDDKKTVYRLLKAGAGKKNITDKKGLSPLDYALDKNCSFIVAKLKQILPNMTFKKDHQLAEQAYEKFKTNNPNLLRNKKIFDPNYLFNDKVARYFLPGNPFTLVGIQAAIEKGVLNPHKLFCSGNLLQSAAVSRVDTC, encoded by the coding sequence ATGTGGCAATCGAATTCTACTCTTGACGCAGGAACTCTGTTACGTCGCGCTGCAGCCGAAGGAGACGTAGACAAAGTTAGAAGCTTGTTAGATAAAAACTTTATCAATCATAAAAGTTCAAATGATAATACCGCATTACACTGGTCTATCGTCAATAAACATTATGCCGTCACGAAGCTCTTATTAACTCTCTCTGGCATCCATGTCGACGCTAAAAATAAACAAGGTGATACACCTCTACATTTAGCGACAAAACAAGACGATAAAAAAACCGTCTATCGTTTACTAAAAGCCGGTGCGGGGAAAAAAAATATAACCGACAAAAAAGGACTTTCTCCTTTAGATTATGCTTTGGATAAAAATTGTAGTTTTATAGTCGCTAAATTAAAACAAATACTTCCTAATATGACTTTTAAAAAGGATCATCAGCTTGCCGAACAAGCCTATGAAAAATTTAAAACAAACAATCCTAATCTACTACGCAATAAGAAAATCTTTGATCCTAATTATCTTTTTAATGATAAAGTGGCTCGTTATTTTCTACCGGGCAACCCGTTCACGTTAGTCGGGATACAAGCCGCCATAGAGAAAGGTGTCCTTAATCCGCATAAATTATTTTGTTCGGGTAATTTACTGCAAAGCGCAGCCGTTTCTCGAGTTGATACCTGTTAA